TAGTAACTAAACTTATAAAACTAATTGTACTTAATAAAATCCAGAACATTAAATTTAACATTATACTTACCTCCAAAAGTGTTGTCTTTGAACGTTTGTTCTATGTTCACTATATTATCAGTTTTACTGTCCTTTTTTATACCCACTTATCAAGAAAATTCTCATTTTAATGATTTTTTGTTCTTTTTGTTCGTTTTTTCGTTCTGAAACAAATTTTTAGCTACATTTGTGCTATATTTTCACCCGAGGTTACTTTATAATAACTATCCAATTAGATTTGGAATATTAATAAACAAGAAGTAGGTGACTATATGTTTGAATTTAAAAAGGAAAAAGTTGAACAAATATACGATTTAATAATTATCGGATCAGGTCCAGCTGGTATGACTGCTGCTGTTTACGCTAGCCGTAATGGTCTAAAGGTAGCTATCCTAGACATGACTCCAGGTGGAAAACTTAACGAAACTAGTGAAATTGAAAACTGGCCTGGTGATACCATGATCATGGGACCAGATCTAGCTCAAAGAATGGCTGCGCACTCTACTCAATTTGGAGCTGAATTTATTTTCGGACAAGCTGAGAAAATTGAAGATCTTGGCAAATACAAACAAGTTGAAACATTTGATAAAATTTTGCAAGCTAAATCTATTCTTATCGCAACAGGTACAGTTGAAAGAAAACTAGGTATCCCTGGAGAACAAGAATACTATGGTAACGGTGTTTCTTACTGTGCTGTCTGTGATGCAGCTTTCTTCAAAGGTGAGGATGTAGTTGTAATCGGTGGTGGTAATAGTGCATATGAAGCAGCTGAGTATCTATCAAGATTTGCTAAGAATGTCTATCAAGTTCTACGTAGAGATGTAATTAGAGCTAGTCAAATTGTGGTTAACCGTGTTGAAAAAAGAGATAATATCAAGACTATGTTCTCTTACAGTCCAATAGAAATTAAAGGTACTGATGGAAAAGTTTCAAGTGTATTATTTGTTAATAACAAAGATAAAGAAGCTGATCCAATTGAAATTGAAGCAAGCGCTATCTTCCCTGCTATTGGAATTTTACCTAATACAGATTTCATCAAGAATTTAGATATTTTAGATGAAGATAATTATGTAATTGTTGATGAAAAGATGAGAACACCAATTAAGGGAATTTATGCTGCTGGTGACGTTATCGCCAAAGAACTACGACAAATTGTTACAGCAACAAACGATGGATCCATTGCGGGTGAAAATATTGCTGACTATATCTTAAACGATTTTGATGATGAAAATTAATTAAGCCTTTTATCCTTTTATTTAATTTTAATTACTCAAAAACTTTAAATAAAGTATCCAATAATAATTAAACATAATAAAACTCCATAACTATGATAGTTATGGAGTTTATTTTTTCTTTATGATTCGAAGTTTGATTCGAAGTTCCGTTATCCCGTTTCTAACTCTTAACTTTTTCTAAACTAGTACTCATAATTGAACCGTCTTTAGTCTTAACTCTGAATCCACCTGTAAAGTCATCAAGTAATTTTAGTTCAACTTTATTTT
Above is a window of Fastidiosipila sanguinis DNA encoding:
- a CDS encoding NAD(P)/FAD-dependent oxidoreductase is translated as MFEFKKEKVEQIYDLIIIGSGPAGMTAAVYASRNGLKVAILDMTPGGKLNETSEIENWPGDTMIMGPDLAQRMAAHSTQFGAEFIFGQAEKIEDLGKYKQVETFDKILQAKSILIATGTVERKLGIPGEQEYYGNGVSYCAVCDAAFFKGEDVVVIGGGNSAYEAAEYLSRFAKNVYQVLRRDVIRASQIVVNRVEKRDNIKTMFSYSPIEIKGTDGKVSSVLFVNNKDKEADPIEIEASAIFPAIGILPNTDFIKNLDILDEDNYVIVDEKMRTPIKGIYAAGDVIAKELRQIVTATNDGSIAGENIADYILNDFDDEN